TCCTCAACCGCTGTCTGGTGATGATCTCGGTGGCCGCCTCGTCGCTGGCGATCGGGACGGTGATGTTCGAGACCACCGGGTCGGCCTTGCTCAGCGCGCTCTCGATTTTCGGTGGACCACTGGTCGCACTGGTCGTCTCTCAGCTCTTCCTCGGCCTCTCCGACACTCTGCGCCCGCGCACCGCACTGATGCTGCAGATGACCGGCCCACTGGTGGCCAACGCGTTGCAGGCGGTGCCCGGGATGCCGTGGCAGGCACGGTTCGCGCTGCTGGCGATCCCCTACGCGGTCGACGCCATGCTCGCCGGCACCCAATGGGTCGTGATGCGCGACATCGTGTCCGGCTCGTCCTACGCGCTCGGCCGCTCGACGCTGAACCTCGCCGTCGGCGGGATGCAGGTCGTCGGCTACGGCCTCGGTGGCATCGCGCTGCTGTGGCTCTCACCGCAGACGCTGTTCGTGGTCGCGGCCGTGGTCAACCTGCTCAGCCTGCTCACGATGCGGTTCGGCATCAAGGACCGACCGGCCTCCGGACGTACGTCGGAGGGGGTCGTCGCCCACACCCGCCGGGTCAACCGGCTGCTTCTCGGCTCACGGGTCACTCGGCCGCTCTACCTCGCCGGCTGGCTGCCGAACGGGCTGATCGTCGGTTGCGAGGCGCTCTTCGTGCCCTACGGGCACGGCACGCTGGCGGGCTACCTCTTCGCCGCCGGGGCGGCCGGGATGATGCTCGGCGACCTCGGCACCGGCCGCTTCCTCACGATCCCGCAGCGCGATCGCCTCATCGGCCCGCTGCGCTACCTGCTGGCCGTGCCGTTCCTGGTCTTCTGGCTCTCCCCGCCCGCCCCGGTCGCGGTGACCGCGGTGTTCCTCGCCTCGGTCGGGTACGCCGCCTCGCTCCCGCTGCAGGAGCGCCTCATCACCCACACCACCGACGACATCCAGGGCCAGGCGCTCGGGCTCCAGGGCCAAGGCATGATGATCGGCCAAGCCGTGGGCGCCGGTATCGGCGGCGCTGTCGCCGGCTACCTCCTGCCCGGCCACGCCATGGGACTCCTCGCCGCGGTCTCGCTGCTGGTGACCGCAGGGCTCACTCCCGGCCTCCGCCGCTCCACACCGACAGCTCGGCACCCGTAGGCCTCCGTATGGCTGAGGCCGTGACGCTGCTCGCGTCGGTCACAACGCAGAAGCCCGGCTACCGCTGGTGCGGTAGCCGGGCGACATGAGCCAGGTCAGCTCTCGTCGGACTGCGCGGTGTCCCTGCTCACGCCACCTCGGGTGCGGGTCACGACCTTCGGTGCCGCCGCCGGGGCGGTGCTGTTGCTGGGCGCCGGAGCCTCGGACTTGGCCGCGGACATCACCGCGCCCTCACCCGTGCTCACGACCTCACGGCGGGCGCCACGACGCTGCCGGGTGACGACCTTCGGCGTGGAGTCGACCGGCTCGCTCGCAGCGGGCTCGGCCTTGGCCTCCTTCGCCGGCTCGGGCTTGGTGGGCTCGGGCTTCGTCGGCTCGGGCTTGGTGGGCTGGGTCGCCTTGGCGGCCGGCGCCTTCTTGGCCGCAGGCGCGGCCTTCTCCTCAGCAGCCGGCGCAGGAGTCGGCTCAGCAGTCGGCTCGGCCTTCGGCGTCTCGCCGGTGGAACCGACGACCGCTGCCAGGACCGGGCGACCGGTGTTGGCCGAGCGGCGCGTACGCGTGCGGGTGGTGACCTTCGGCGCGGCCGGCTCGGCCACCGGGGTCTCGGCGGCAGGCGCCTTGGCCGTCTCGGCGGCCGCGGCAGGCTCGACGGAAGCGGGCTCGGAGGCCTCGACGGGAGCGGCCGCCTTCTTGCCCCGACGCGAGCGCGAGCGGGAGCTGACCTTGGGAGCAGCCGGCTCGGCCGGGGTCTCCTTCGGCGTCTCGGCGGTCTCCTCGGCCGCGGGCTTGGCAGGCTCGCTGGAAGCGTCCTCGGACGGCTTCTCGGCCGCCGGAGCGGACGTCGCCTCGGGCGATGCCTCGTTCTGCCCGGCCATGGCCGCGAACTCAGCCGGAGTCGGGGTCTTCGCAGACTCCTCGGCGGCTTCGGTCTGCTGCTGCTCCGAACCGTTGTCGTCCTTGCCCTTGCCCTTGCCGCCGCGACCACCGCGGCGACGCGAACGCGGCTCGTCGGGGGCGACACCGGAGGACTTGCCGGGCTCGACCGGGTGCTCGTGGATGACGAGACCGCGACCCGAGCAGGCCTCGCAGTTCTCGGAGAAGGCCTCGAGCAGCCCGGTGCCGATCCGCTTGCGCGTCATCTGCACCAGACCCAGCGAGGTGACCTCGGCGACCTGGTGACGGGTGCGGTCGCGGCCCAGGCACTCGACCAGACGACGGAGCACCAGGTCACGGTTGGACTCGAGGACCATGTCGATGAAGTCGACGACGATGATGCCGCCGATGTCGCGCAGCCGGAGCTGGCGCACGATCTCCTCGGCCGCCTCGAGGTTGTTCTTGGTGACCGTCTCCTCCAGGTTGCCGCCGGAGCCGGTGAACTTGCCGGTGTTGACGTCGACGACGGTCATCGCCTCGGTGCGGTCGATGACCAGCGAGCCGCCCGAGGGCAGCCAGACCTTGCGGTCGAGGCCCTTCGAGATCTGCTCGTCGATGCGGTAGGCAGCGAACGCATCGGTCTGGCCGTCGTACTTCTCGACGCGCTCCTCGAGGTCGGGAGCCACCGAGTGGACGTAGTCCTTGACGGTCTCCCACGACTTCTCACCCGAGATCACCAGCTTGGCGAAGTCTTCGGTGAACAGGTCACGCACGACCTTGAGCGTCAGGTCGGGCTCACCGTAGAGCAGCTGCGGAGCGTTGCCGCCGGCCTTCTTCTCGATGTCCTCCCAACGCGTCTTGAGGCGCTCGACGTCGTGGGTGAGCTCGTCCTCGGCCGCGCCCTCGGCGGCGGTGCGTACGATCACGCCGGCCGTGTCGGGGACGATCTCCTTCAGCAGCGTCTTGAGCCGGTTGCGCTCGGTGTCGGGCAGCTTGCGCGAGATGCCCGAGGTGGTGCCGTCGGGCACGTAGACCAGGAAGCGGCCGGCGAGCGAGATCTGCGAGGTCAGCCGGGCGCCCTTGTGACCGATCGGGTCCTTCGTCACCTGGACGAGCACCTTCTGACCGGAGGTCAGCACCGACTCGATCTTGCGGGGCTGGCCCTCCTTCCAGCCGAGCGAGGCCCAGTTGACCTCACCGGCGTAGAGGACCGCGTTGCGGCCCTTGCCGATGTCGATGAAGGCGGCCTCCATGCTCGGCAGCACGTTCTGTACGCGGCCCAGGTAGACGTTGCCGATCAGGCTGGTCTGCGACTCGCGGGCGACGTAGTGCTCCACGAGCACCTTGTCCTCGAGCACGGCGATCTGGGTCAGGTCGTCGCGCTCACGGATCACCATCGTGCGCTCCACCGACTCGCGGCGGGCCAGGAACTCGGCCTCGCTCACGATCGGGGCGCGGCGGCGACCGGCCTCGCGACCCTCACGGCGGCGCTGCTTCTTCGCCTCCAGGCGGGTCGAACCCGACAGCGCGGTGATCTGGTCTTCACCGGTGCGGCTCTGGCGCACCTTGGTGACGGTGTTCTCCGGGTCGTCGCCACCATCGCCGGAAGCCTCGCCGGCGCGGCGACGACGACGGCGACGGCGCGAGGAGCTGCCGCCCTCGCCCTGCTGCTCGTCGGAGTCCTTGGCGTCCTTGCCGGACTCGTTGTTCTCCGCCTCGGACCTGTCGTCGTCGGAGGAGTCCGAGCCCTCGTTGTCGCCGTTGGACTCACCGTTGGAGCCCTTGCGGCGACGACGGCCACCGCGACGGCGGCGACGACGACCGTTGCCGCCGCCTTCACCGTCGTCGGAGGAGCTCTCGTCGGTGCCGTTCTCGTTGCTGTCGGCGTCGCTGGCGCTGGCGCCGGCCTGCTCGTCGGACTGAGCGGCGGCCGCGTCGGCGGTCTCGGTCTCGGTCGGCTCCGCCCGGCGTACGTCGCGCTTCTTCTTGCCCTTGGCCGGCGCCTCGGCGGGCGCGGTCTCGGCGGCCTCGGCCTCGGCGTCGGTCTCGGCGGGCGCCGGGGCAGCAGGCTCGTCGGCGGGCTTGGGCTCCGCCGTCTTGCGGGTGCGGCGACGGGTGGTCGTCTTGGGGGGCGCCTGGAACAGCATCGCGGGCGCGCCCGGACCGG
The sequence above is drawn from the Nocardioides albertanoniae genome and encodes:
- a CDS encoding MFS transporter — protein: MTSTSAQPSPTTYGQLFAIPEFRVLFLNRCLVMISVAASSLAIGTVMFETTGSALLSALSIFGGPLVALVVSQLFLGLSDTLRPRTALMLQMTGPLVANALQAVPGMPWQARFALLAIPYAVDAMLAGTQWVVMRDIVSGSSYALGRSTLNLAVGGMQVVGYGLGGIALLWLSPQTLFVVAAVVNLLSLLTMRFGIKDRPASGRTSEGVVAHTRRVNRLLLGSRVTRPLYLAGWLPNGLIVGCEALFVPYGHGTLAGYLFAAGAAGMMLGDLGTGRFLTIPQRDRLIGPLRYLLAVPFLVFWLSPPAPVAVTAVFLASVGYAASLPLQERLITHTTDDIQGQALGLQGQGMMIGQAVGAGIGGAVAGYLLPGHAMGLLAAVSLLVTAGLTPGLRRSTPTARHP
- a CDS encoding Rne/Rng family ribonuclease, which codes for MADKPPVESTETPAEAAQTPVTATPATPSTDAEAPVETPAKKTTAKKTTRKRTTKKTAAPAPESAAGESPTTEAAAEPAESAETAPASAKKAPAKRAAAKKTTAKKTTAKKTTAKKTTAKKAAAAEAAPAEAPAETPAQNPAETPAAAPAPAQAPAVEASAEAEKGEQSGPGAPAMLFQAPPKTTTRRRTRKTAEPKPADEPAAPAPAETDAEAEAAETAPAEAPAKGKKKRDVRRAEPTETETADAAAAQSDEQAGASASDADSNENGTDESSSDDGEGGGNGRRRRRRGGRRRRKGSNGESNGDNEGSDSSDDDRSEAENNESGKDAKDSDEQQGEGGSSSRRRRRRRRAGEASGDGGDDPENTVTKVRQSRTGEDQITALSGSTRLEAKKQRRREGREAGRRRAPIVSEAEFLARRESVERTMVIRERDDLTQIAVLEDKVLVEHYVARESQTSLIGNVYLGRVQNVLPSMEAAFIDIGKGRNAVLYAGEVNWASLGWKEGQPRKIESVLTSGQKVLVQVTKDPIGHKGARLTSQISLAGRFLVYVPDGTTSGISRKLPDTERNRLKTLLKEIVPDTAGVIVRTAAEGAAEDELTHDVERLKTRWEDIEKKAGGNAPQLLYGEPDLTLKVVRDLFTEDFAKLVISGEKSWETVKDYVHSVAPDLEERVEKYDGQTDAFAAYRIDEQISKGLDRKVWLPSGGSLVIDRTEAMTVVDVNTGKFTGSGGNLEETVTKNNLEAAEEIVRQLRLRDIGGIIVVDFIDMVLESNRDLVLRRLVECLGRDRTRHQVAEVTSLGLVQMTRKRIGTGLLEAFSENCEACSGRGLVIHEHPVEPGKSSGVAPDEPRSRRRGGRGGKGKGKDDNGSEQQQTEAAEESAKTPTPAEFAAMAGQNEASPEATSAPAAEKPSEDASSEPAKPAAEETAETPKETPAEPAAPKVSSRSRSRRGKKAAAPVEASEPASVEPAAAAETAKAPAAETPVAEPAAPKVTTRTRTRRSANTGRPVLAAVVGSTGETPKAEPTAEPTPAPAAEEKAAPAAKKAPAAKATQPTKPEPTKPEPTKPEPAKEAKAEPAASEPVDSTPKVVTRQRRGARREVVSTGEGAVMSAAKSEAPAPSNSTAPAAAPKVVTRTRGGVSRDTAQSDES